The DNA segment ATAGCACGGCCAGATTCTTCACCAGACGCTTGTACTACAGTAGCAGTTTCAGCAATACCGCAGTATGGGAATGTAATACCGATATCTGCATTGGCAGTGTTGGAGATACATTCTTCACGGCCTTTAGCTGGGTCCCATTGGAAGTATGTACGAGTGCCGCCATTATTAGCTGCATCTTGTTCGAATAATTCTTTTAATTTATATTCATCTACTTCAGGAGTGCTTGGGAATACAACCTTACCATTGCCCCAATCTTCGATAGCTGCCAAAATTGTTTCACCTAATTTATCAGGTGTAGTTTCAACGAATTTTGTACCAACACGTTGACATTGTTCCTTAAACATTGTCAAAATTTGATCTTTATTCAAATCTTTGAACATAGTTTCTTGAGGACCATGGCTGTAATCAAAGTCCTCTACAAATGCAGGGCACATTTCTTGATCACGGCCTAATGCACGAGATAAACGTGCAATAAATTGTTTACGTTTAGCTTCATCCATTATTTTTTCTCCTTCTTCTTGTTCTTTTCATGTTCAGCATATAAGTCACGGAATTTCTTGAACTTCAATGTACCCATTTCTTTAGATTTAGTCCAGCCGTTCATAACTGGAATAGCTTGAGTCCATGTAGGCATATTGCCTTCTTTGTTACTGATCAAGTTCATACCGATAGCACCAGCTTTTGTACCAAGGTCGAATAATGTGGAGTTACCAAACATCTTAGCCGCTGCAGTGAAGATTGCTTCTTCTGCTTTCGGACGAGTTTTTTCGATGTCAGCCATAATATGACGGTGTTCCATCAATAATTCATGCAATGGAATAGCTACTGGACAGTTTTCTGTACATGCGCCGCACAATGTGGAAGCGTATGGAAGATCGCCTGCTACGTCGTAACCTTTGAACAATGGAGTCAATACAGCACCCATTGGACCTGGATATACGGAGCCATAACCGTGACCAGAGATGTGACGGTATACAGGACAGATATTCATACATGCACCACAACGGATACAACGTAACATTTCTTGGAATGTACCACCCAAGATACCGGAACGACCGTTATCGATAATGATGATATGAGTTTCTTCAGGACCGTCAGCTTCGCCAGCACGACCAGGACCAGTCATCATGGAGAAGTAGTTGGAAATTTTAGCACCTACTGCAGAGCGGTTCAACATTTCCATCATTACGTCAAGAGCTTTGAAGTCAGGAACGATACGTTCTGTACCTAAGAAGATTACTTGAGTCTTAGGAATGGAACTAGCCATACGACCGTTACCTTCGTTGGAAACGATTGTGCAAGTACCAGATGCAGCAACTGCAAAGTTACAACCATTAACGCCTACGTCAGCTTTCAAGAAGCGTTCACGTACATAACCACGTACGAAGTGAGTCATTTCAGTAGGGTTTTCTGTACCTGTATAGCCTAATTTTTCAGCAAAGATTTCGCGGATTTTATTACGTTCAAAGTGAAGGCCTGGTACTACGATGTGAGATGGTGGGCTCACTGCAGTTTGCAAAATGAATTCCGCCAAGTCAGTTTCGTTTACTTCAATACCAGCTTCTTCAAGAACTTCGTTCAAACCAATTTCTTCAGTTAAGATAGTTTTGGATTTAACGATCATTTTAGCTTCGCGTTCACGTAGGATATCCAAAGCAATTTGAGTTGCTTCTTTATCGTCGAATGCAAAGTGAACTTTAGAACCAGCTTTTTCAGCGTTTTCAACGAATTGGTTTACATAGTAATCCAAATTGTTAAGAACGTGATCACGAAGTTTAGCTGCTTCTGCGCGGAAATCTAACCATTCAGGAACGTCCGCAACTACTGTATTACGTTTATCATAAAACACGTCTTGTGCTTTTTTGATAGCTGCTACTTTGAAATCATCAGCCAAACATTCTTTTATACGTGTTTTATAGGGGCGATTGTCATATATAAGTGCCATGTCGTCTCCTCCTTAACGGCAGTTTAAGATTTCAGCAATATGCATTACTTTGATACGGCGATCGATTTCGCCTTCTTTGTGAAGACGGTCAAGCATACCAGCGATGTTCATCAAGCACGCTTGGTCAGAACCGGAAATAACGTTAGCACCTGTGCCA comes from the Veillonella dispar genome and includes:
- a CDS encoding LutC/YkgG family protein; protein product: MDEAKRKQFIARLSRALGRDQEMCPAFVEDFDYSHGPQETMFKDLNKDQILTMFKEQCQRVGTKFVETTPDKLGETILAAIEDWGNGKVVFPSTPEVDEYKLKELFEQDAANNGGTRTYFQWDPAKGREECISNTANADIGITFPYCGIAETATVVQASGEESGRAISLLPTTHIAVLYTDTINPRMTQTMENLAERYHNDPSKFPTNICLISGPSRTADIELVTVDGAHGPIQVTYVLVNR
- a CDS encoding LutB/LldF family L-lactate oxidation iron-sulfur protein, which encodes MALIYDNRPYKTRIKECLADDFKVAAIKKAQDVFYDKRNTVVADVPEWLDFRAEAAKLRDHVLNNLDYYVNQFVENAEKAGSKVHFAFDDKEATQIALDILREREAKMIVKSKTILTEEIGLNEVLEEAGIEVNETDLAEFILQTAVSPPSHIVVPGLHFERNKIREIFAEKLGYTGTENPTEMTHFVRGYVRERFLKADVGVNGCNFAVAASGTCTIVSNEGNGRMASSIPKTQVIFLGTERIVPDFKALDVMMEMLNRSAVGAKISNYFSMMTGPGRAGEADGPEETHIIIIDNGRSGILGGTFQEMLRCIRCGACMNICPVYRHISGHGYGSVYPGPMGAVLTPLFKGYDVAGDLPYASTLCGACTENCPVAIPLHELLMEHRHIMADIEKTRPKAEEAIFTAAAKMFGNSTLFDLGTKAGAIGMNLISNKEGNMPTWTQAIPVMNGWTKSKEMGTLKFKKFRDLYAEHEKNKKKEKK